TGGAGTATATTGAAATGAAAACATTTCGGATGGACATCCGTATTTTATGTAAAACCGTTTTAATTGTATTGAACGGTAATGGTGCAAGATAAATATATATGTAAACAAACAACATATGTAAGTAGGTTACTTGCAAAGGAGAACTTGTATGGGTAGATCTATTCTAAGCAATATTATCCATCTATTTTATAGTACGATTTTAGCTAACCTTCTTCAGGCCGTCAGTTTAATTGTTTTAGCAAACTTTTTTAACGCACAACATTATGGGATGTTTAGTGTTGCCATAGCAGTGACGTTTGTTATGTTATTTTTTACAGACTTAGGACTTAGTAATACGTTTCTTCGAGAAGGGGCAAAGGATGGAGCAGATTTAGAGAAGATTTTATCATCGTATATAAAAATAAGGATGATTCTACTTATTCTTATTTCTATAATCGGTTATATTGCTATTCATTATATGTATGCGGATAAAAATTTAATTTATATGATGATAAACGTAATGTTTTTCATGTTAATAGGATTAACTTGGCAAAACATAGGGATTGCCTATTTTCAACTGACGGAACGTATGAAGTATATAGCGCTCATAAAAGTTGTATCAGCATCAGTTGTCATTATAATTACATGTTTTTGTATTTTCGGAGAGTTACCGGTGTATGTAACAGCTCGCTTATATGCTTTTGGGTATATGATTGGTGGTTTATTCAGTATATATATCATGAGAAGAAAGACGAAAATGAATATGAAAGTCGTAATTCATAAAGCGTTATTTTGGCAATTAACTCCCTTTATTATTAGCGGTTTTTTAATAATGAGTACGCCACAATTAGCGCCTATCTTGCTTAACTATACATTGCCATTAAGTATGGTAGGTGTTTTTGCAGTGGCGTACCGGATGCCGGCAGCTTTATATCAAGTACCAGGGGTAATTGCAGGTGCATTTTTTCCGGTGCTCTTTAAGCATTATAACCAGAATAATATAGAAGAGCATACGAAATTAAATTTACTTCAAATTAAATCAATGGCGATTGTAGGAATATGTATGACGATCGGTTTATATCATTTAGCACCATACTTTATTTCTATATTTTTTCATGAAGAATGGAGGAATGCAGTAGAACCACTCCAAATATTATCATTTCTTATTGTGCTACAAAGTTTAAATATTGCCATTGCTGACGGTTTAACGACGAGTGGTTGTCAAAATAAGAGGACTGTTGTGCAGTGTGTAGCATTGGTGATAGGTGGGGTTATGCTTTATAGCTTTAGTAGTCTTGGTGGAGTGATAGGAGCGGCATACGCTATGGTTTTATTTGAAATAGTCGCTTTAGTGGGATATATAGCGGTAAGTGTAGTGAAGAAAAAAATTGTATTCCAAATTGTAATACCGTATACAATTTATTTTGGTGTAACCTTTATTGGAGTGCAATATATATTGCATACATATCATTTAATTGCGCTTGTTCTTAATATACTAATTGTAGTAGCTGCCATATTCCTATATGATTATGAGCTAAAAAAACTTCTTCTTTCTTTTATAAGAAAAATACGCAAAAAGGATTATATTACGAAACAGGGGATATAGCCTATGGAAAATAATATGAAAGTATCAATGGGATGGATTATTCTTCTAATATTATTTGTCATGTTAAGTAAATACAATTTATATATTGGATTTTCATTGAAGATATATATGATTTTTTTAGTCATATATTTTTGTTTAACAATTAAAGACTTTCATATTCAAAAGTTATATTTTCATGAAGTTATATTTTTACTGTTTTATTTCATTTATTGTTTAAGCGGAATTCTTTCTATGTATTTAAATGCTAGTATTCGTATGATTTTTGGCGTGCTACTCGTTTTAGGATGCTATTTTATAATGAGAAATTTATTGGGGAATACTGAAATAGTGGTACTTGAATCATCTATTGCTTATGTAGGAATAGTATTTAATGTTGTAAGTCTACTACTCTATATAATCGGTTTACAATACTTTAGTTTATACGGTGGAGAAGAGAGAGAAATTTTTGCTGGTTTATTAGTGGATAGAGGATATCCACGGTTAATTGGATTGCTAGATGATCCTAACATTTTTATTTTCTATAATACAATATTTTTTATGTACTATATGACGAATTTGCAAAATATCACTAACATCTTAAGGTTAATTTTATGTGTTACAACGAGTCTATTAACCTTTTCAAGAGGGGGAATATTAGCGCTTGTGCTTGTCATTTTTGTATATATATGTATGTCTAGTTTCGCTAAAAAAATAAAAATAATTATGAGTTTAGTATTGTTTAGTGTAGTTATTTTTAGTTTATCGAATAGTGTAATGGGGGGCCAATTAGATGACATATTAAATAAACGAATTTCTGATTTTTCCCATGATAATGGAAGTGGTAGATTTACATTATGGGAAGCTGCTTTTAAATATTATTTATCCAATCCATATATCGGAATTGGTGCGTTTAACTTCTCGAATTATTATGAGTATCAATTTAATGAAAAATTATATGTACACAATACATTTTTAGAAATTTTGTCTGAGTCGGGTACAATTGGTTTTCTTCTATATAGTGCGTTTTTATTCATATTAATGTTTAAGTTAGCGCAGCATACTTTGTTTCGTGAAAAACCATACCTTCTATTGACTATGATTGCATTTTTATTTCAGATGATGTCATTGTCACTCATTATTAACGAAGCGTTCTTTTTATTTTTAGCAGTTGTTGTGAAGTATATTTCAATATATGAAGGAAGGGGAAAGATAGATGGTAAAATGTCTATCAGCACATAATAAGGCGCCTCATGTTTCTGTAATAACACCTTCTTATAATAGTAGACGATTTATAGGTGAGACAATTTTATCTGTACAGAATCAATCGTATGAAAACTGGGAAATGATTATCGTTGATGACTGTTCAACCGACCAATCTGCCGCAAAAATTAAAGAGATAATAGAAGGAGACTCACGTATTAGGTTATTATCATTAAAAGAAAATGTTGGTGCTGCTAAAGCTCGGAATTTAGCGATTCGAGAGGCGAGAGGAAGGTACATTGCCTTTTTAGATAGTGATGATATATGGTTGCCGCATAAATTGAAGACACAATTGTTATTTATGGAAGAAATGAATATTGCTTTTTCATATGCGTCGTATAGTTTAATTGATGAAAATGGTAATGAATTAAATCGCGAAGTGAGTGTACCAAAATCTGTTGACTATCATTATTTAGTAGGAAATACAATTATCGGGTGTTTAACGGTGATGATTGATCGTGAAAAAATTCCGTATGTCGAAATGCCTAGTGTACAGCCGGAAGATACAGCGTTATGGCTGAACTTATTACATGAAGGGCATGAAGCAAAAGGGATACAGCAAGTATTAGCGAAGTATCGAATTGTAGCAAATTCTGTTTCGAGTAATAAAGTTAGAGCAGCTTTTCGGTATTGGAAATTATTAAGGGACCAAAAAAGTCTTAATGCAGTGCAAAGCTTTTACTATTTTAGTAAGTATGCTTATCATGCTTATAAAAAAAATAAAATCAATGTAGTTGGGAAGACGCAATTATGAATATACTGTTGATGACTGATAAATTGATAACTGGCGGAGCCGAAAATTATTTCTGTAAATTAGAAAATAATTTGCATTATGAGGATTTTAAGATTTATACAGCTGCAGGTGATGGAGAACTATATGAATCCCTTACTAGAAAAGAAAATTTCATCTTACTTAGTCGATGGAATCATTTGAGAAATATTTATTATTTACGAAACGAAATTTGTAAACGAAAGATAGAGCTTATTCATGCAAATAGTTTGCGAATGGTATTATATGCTTTTCTAATTCAAAAGTTTATTAAAAAAAAGATGAAAATTGTTTATACGAAACATAATGTAACGATATTAGAAAAGAAAATGCCAACGCTTTTTCGTTATTTCATGAATAAATATGTGAACAATATTATTACAGTAAGTGAGTTTGAGAAGAATAATTTAATTTCAATTCATGTAGCAGAAGAAAAAATAAATACAATTTATAACGGTGTCGATATTGAAAAGTTTTTATTCCAGCAGAAAAAGAAAGAATCTACATATAAAATAGGGATATTAGCTAGATTATCCAAAGAGAAAAACCATCAACTATTTGTCAAAATTGCAAATGTGTTGAAAAAGAGAAATGATTTTATGTTTTATATTGCTGGTGATGGACCAGAGAAAGAATCGATTATGAAAGAAATAGAAAAATATGGATTACAGCAAAGGGTGAAGATGCTAGGGAATATTTCAGAGCCGCATGAGTTTATAGGGAATATGGATGCTTTACTTTTATTATCTTTTCGTGAAGTGTTTCCAATGGTAGTAATTGAAGCGATGGCTACAGGGACACCAATTGTTTCAATAGATGTTGGTGGAATACATGAAGCGGTAATAGATGGAGAATCAGGTGTTTTAATATCTGAATATTGCGAATCTGAATTCGCAAGTGCACTTGAAGAACTACAAGGGGATGAACAAAGGGTAAATGATATTAGATTGAAAGCACGAGAGAAAGCAGTGAGGTATTTCTCGTTAGCTAAAATGATAGAAGAAACGAAAAATATATATGAGTTAAACAAATGACCGGGTAGGTCGTTTGTTTTTTTTATTATAGAAACTTTTAAGAGAGAACTCACATATTATATGAAAAAAGGTAATATGAGGAGTGAATTTATTTTGTCAGAATATATTTCTTCCCAAGAAGATTGTGCGCCAGAAAGTAGCGTTCACATTGATTGTTTTGGCGCAGTTCCAAACTCGGGAAATGATAGCTCATTAGCAATTCAGCAAGCTATTGATTATTGTGTAGCGAATCGAATTTCGACGGTTAGAATTACAGGGGTAAATACGTACAAAATTGTAAAGCCGATTGTTATTAAATCAAACGTAAGATTAGAGTTAGATCCTACCGTAACGCTGCAAATTGATGGGGATTTTAATGCATTTGAGCTACAAAGTAACGCTTCGATAGTTGGTGGTACTATTCAAGTTATAAATCCGTTGTTTCAATCGGCTGTCATTTATGTTTCTGGTTCACAACAAATCGAAGTACCTAATCAATCTGTTATATCAAATATAAATATAATAAATACAACTCCATCGTATAAAGGAAAAGCTATACATTTTTATTGTCAAAAGGCATGGGATTATATTAGTTTCTTTCAAGTTAAATTTATTCAAATTAAAAACTTTCAAACTGCAATATATTTGAAAACAGAGTATATAGATGATATCAATACACCTTGCTGGATTAATGCCAATGTATTTCAATCAATATTTATTGATGGATGTGTGTATGGGATTGAAGTAGATGGAAATAGTGATTTGCCAAATGAAAGTTCAGGAAATACGTTTCATGATATTCAAGTGCAATGTAGACAACAAACGAAAAAAGCAATTCGTTGCTCAGGTGCGTATAATACATTTGATTGTATGATTTGGGATACGTACCGGATGAGTAGTGAACAAATTGTCATTGAATTTTCTTCTAATTCGCATCGTAACTACCTTTTTTCAAATTTACTTTCTACAACTATTGTAGATAAAGGACAATACAATGTTTGTAAGTCTACCTATGAAGAATCTCTTCGAATTCAGTTACCGATTACGTTAAATAAACCACATTTAATAGGGAATCAAGATGATATTTTAGTAAATGCTCAGCAGAAGTATACGATTAAGCAAGTAAGTGGGAAAGTGCCTTACGGGGGGAATCTCGCAAATTGCTTTAATTTAATAGATGAACAAAGTGTAAACTATATTGACGTTCCAGATAGTAATCCAGTTGTAATTGAACTGGATTTTACGAAAAAACCAATACAAATGTTAAATTGTTTTGGAATGTATTTTGGGTGGGGAGAGAGCCCAAAGAAAATTAAAATTGAATATGCATTAAGCGCAACTGGAAGTTGGGTTATCGCGTTGGATGTTCCATTAAATGTTGGCGATACAATTATATCGAATATGAAGGCGAGTCAGTTATATAAAGTTAGAATTACATTAAGTGGTTATTCTCAAGATCATAAGCGTTTTCGAATTAATCGTATTTTTGCAAGGTCTTCTATGGAAAATGGGAACGCTTGGTTAGCGACAACTGGCGGAAGAATGTTTGGAGATATTGAAATAGAGGCAAGTAAAGGTATAATCATGAAGACTGCTAGTGGAGTGAAATGGAAAGTTACTATTAATGAAGCTGGCCAACTTATTACGACTAAGATAACTTGAGATGTTGTTTAATTGTATATCCTTGGACGAGTTACAACGTAGTGGGATATAGGTAATGAAAAAGAGATTGTAATTTGGTTTCAACCAAACTACAATCTCTTTTTTGTTTCAATTACTTCCACCAAATCCAAGTCCAAAGGTAATTTCGTATATTTCGAGGAGTAATGCGAATGAAGCGTTCACCGTCAAAGAAGCAATTTAAATTTGGAAGTGTTTCATCTGGATTTTCTGGAAAAAAAGTGACGATGTTTTCGTTACTTGTAACGGTTACTGTAATTGGTGGGTCGGTAGGCGAGACTTGAAGTTGTAACGAAATATTGGCCGTATTTTTAAATTCATTATTAACAGGTGGACTTATTACTTGTACTGTGAATAATACGATAATTGTTTCGTTTGGTTCCAAATTAGTGGCAACTAGGAAACCGATATTCGGATTCGCTAGTGGAGAGCGTTCACCGTTAATAAAGACAGTGCCGTTTATAAATTGTAAACCTGCTGGAATGGTATCTTGTAAAGAAATATTTGAGAGTGAAATTTTGGAATTATTGGTAATACGTACCGTGTAATCAAAATATTGATTTAAATAAGCTGAGCTGACGGAAGCATTTTTCGTGACTGTTGCAGTTATAAATTGAATTGGTATACGAACAATATTTGAATTAACAATGAAAGTAATAATTGGATCCTGTGGTGTCAATTGAAAGGCAGCGGTAACTGTTGCAGAATTTATAATTGTACTGTTTGAAGGAATAGAAGTTACGAGAACTTGAAATGTTATAGTTGCTACTGAATCTGCAGGTAAAGAGCCGATATTAATACCAGTGTCTGGACGAACATTTGTAACGGGAGTACCGTTAATTGTTACGCTGTTTTCTATAAATGTTGTACCAGCTGGAATGCTGTCTATAACAGAAGTACTGATTGTCGGAATTGGGGAGTGATTAAATACCGCTAATGTGAATGTAATGATATCTCCTATAACGACAATAGATTTGTCAGCTGTTTTTTCAATGTCAACCATCGGATCAACGACTGTCGTTGTAACGGTATTTGTTTGCTTTGTAACTGTATTTATTTGCTTTGTAATCGTAATAGGTGGTTGGATTGGACCGACAATAGGCGTATAGGAAATAGTAGCATCGTTATTGATTGTAGATTGAAGAGTAGAAGAAGAAATTGTCACTTGGAATGTAATAATAATAGATTCATTTGGAGCAAGATTTCCTAACGTAATACCATTTTCCGGATTCGCATTAGGTTGATTGATTCCGTTAATCGTAACACTACCAATAACAAATGTCGTATCTGCTGGTGCTGTGTCTACTAAAAGAAGGTCTTCGATAATGATATTACCATTATTAGTAATTGTGATGGTATACGTTAAAGTTTGACCGGGTAAGGCACTTGTGAAATCAACAGCTTTTATCGCAATGACATTATCATTTTGGACAGTAGTTGTGACGGTGTTTGTTGTAGTCGTATTTGTAACAGGTACGTTATTTGGGTTGACTATATAGTTAAAAGTAGTAATTGCGTTGTTGTTTAGTTCATTTGGTGTTGGAATAGAAGTCACAGTTACTTGGAATGAAACGATAGCATCTTCACCAATAGTTATAGTACCAATTGGTATGCCGCTTACTGGATTCACTCCTGGAAGAGTTTCTCCGTTTACAATGACGCTATTTTCTATAAACGTAGTACCTTGAGGAATAATATCTTGAATGATTACATCATTTACTGCAACATTACCGGTTTGATTTAGTGTAATCGTATACGTTAACGTATCACCAACCGTTGCAAATGCAAGGTCAACAGCTTTATTACTATTCAAATTTGCGTGATTAATTTCTGTTGCGGCAGCTGATGAAATAATAGTTTCGGTAATAGGTGGTCGATCTGGTACCGTGTATTCATATTTAATTGTACTCGTGTTAGAGATTGGATTTGTTTGTGGAATCGAAGTAACCCGTACTTGGAATAGAATAGTTGCTGTCGTATTAGGTGGAATGGTATCAATTTGTATACCGTTAAGAGGGTTGTCATTTGGCCGAGCGTTGCCGTTCACGATAACACTATTCTCTATAAAGCTCGTATTTACTGGGATGATATCTGTAGCAATAATGTTTTCTACTTGTATATTCCCATTGTTTGTAATGGAAATGGTATAAGGGATAATAGTTTGTAGGTCAGCATATTGGATAGGCGTTGTTTTTGTCGCAATTACATTAGCAGAAATAACTTCAGTGAAGGTAATATTGCTAGTCGATATTTGTTCTTCCACGTTTATTGTATAACGAGAAGTTGATTGATTTTGAACATGACCGCTAGCAGGAAGAGCTACGACGGTAACAGAAAATGTGACTGGGATAGAAATGTTAGGAGCAATCGTTCCCACAAGTATACCTACACTTGGGTTGGCGTTAAGCTGCGGAATGTTATTTACTAAAACGCTACCGTCAATAAAGGTTGTTCCATCAGGTATATTGTCTGTAAATACAACAGCAGTGGCATCCGTATTCCCTGTATTCGTTAAAGTTGTTGTATAAGTTAAAATGTCACCAATCGTTACAGAGGTTAAATCAACAGTTTTAAGTGAAACGATATCAGCATCATTAATTTGAACAAAAGTAGTATTGGAAGTAGTAGATTTTTGAATTGGTGCAAAGTCAGGATTGAAAATAAAGTCGTAGACGATGTTTGCAGTATTAGGTGTTGGATTTACAGTAGGTAAATTCGTAACGGAAACTTGGAATGTTATTGTAGCCATTTGACCTGCTGCGACATTAGGAATGGAAAAGCCGATATTCGGATCTGCTGCAGGAAGTACAGTATTATTAACTATTACACTTCCTGGAATAAATACTGTTCCATCTGCTATAGTATCTGTAAAAAAGATGGAGTTAGTTGTAGCCGATCCATTATTTTGAATGAATACTGTATATTCAATGGTTTCATCAATAGTAGCTAATACAGTATTAGCAGATTTTGTAGCAATAAGAATAGCATCAATAAATTGTATGTTTGTAGCATTGGAAGAGGTCGTTTCTGAAATTGGTGGTGTGCTTGGGTCTGGTCGATACTCATAGTGAATGACGGCGATATTATTAATGTTATTTTGTGGCGGTATAGAAACTACGCTTACTTGGAACGTAACAATAATCGTATTATTTGGAAGAATTATATCAAGATTGATACCGGTAATTGGATTTTCGTTAGGTCTTGGTACGCCATCTACAAGAATGCTATTTGGAACGAATGTGGTGCCAGAAGCAATTGCGTCAAGTAGGAGAGTATTTGTAATAGGTATTGTACCGGCGTTTGTAACTGCGACTGTATATGTGATGATTTGACCGATACGTGTAATGGATCTGTTAGCGGATTTAATTGCACTAACATTTGCCGTTCGCACTTCAGTATTTACTGCATTTGATAACGATCTACGCTGAATAATTGGAGAACTAGGGTCAATTTGGTATTCGTACGAAGTGTCTGAAATATTAATGACTGTATTGCCCTCTGGTATATTTGTAAGTTGTACTTGGAATGAAATAGTGACTGTTTCATTTGGTTGTATCGTGCCGAGAGTTACTCCGTTTTCAGGATTCACGCCAGGCTGAATTACATTATTTATTGCTAAGCTATCTTCAATGAATATAGTATCTTCTGGAATGTTATCAATGAACACGATATTGTTAGCCGGAACGGTTCCTATATTTTGAAGTGTATTTGTGTAGGTAATCATTTGCCCGATTGATACGAAATTTACATCCGCACTTTTAACAGAAATAATATTTGCATTTTGAAGTGATGTTGTAACAATGTTAGAATTTGCAGAGCGATTTACTGGTGGGGCTGTAGGAATACTTACATATTGGTAAGTTGCTGAAGATTGATTTACAATTTCAGTTTCATTCGGTGGATTATTTGTTTGCACTTGAAATAGTATCGTTTTGGAACTGTTTGCTGGAATTGTTCCAATCGGTATTCCGTTTTCAGGATTTACACCTGGCTGAAGGACACCATTAATTGTGACACTATCGGGAACGAATGTAGTCCCAGCAGGGATAGAATCTGTGAAATTAATATTTATTGCGTCAACATTACCGATATTTTTCACTTCAGAAATATAAAGTATAGTTCCACCGATATCTACAGTTGTTGGATTGGATGTTTTTGTAATTGCCAATTGTGCTTGCACGAAATTTGTAATAACGATATTACTAGTAGATGTTTCAGTAATAGGCGGTTGCCCTGGGTCTGGTTGGATTGTATATGTTGTATTGGATTGATTTGTAATCGATTCTTGGGAGAATGAATCGTTAATAAGAATTTGGAACGAAATAAGGTGAGTAGCGTTTGCTGCTAAGGTAGGTAAAGTAACACCTACATTTGGATTGGCATCAAGTATAGTTGTTCCGTTAAGTGTAAAACTATTTTCTACGAATGTAGTATCTTGGGGGATCGTATCTGAAAATATGAGATTCGTAGCTGGAATATTTCCGGTATTTTCTAGTGTTATTGTGTAAGTCAAAATATCACCTGTTGTTGCTTGCGGTGCATTGACTGCTTTTAAAGAAAGGATAGTCGCATCCGAAATTTGTGTGAAAGCAGGATTAGACGTAATTGTTCGAGAGACGATAGGAGCAGTTGGATCGGTGATAAAAGTATAGTCAATACGGGCTGTATTAGAAATTGGGTTTACGCTTGGAATAGATTGAACGATAACCTGGAATGTTACAGTGACGATTTCTGACGGTGTGATGGAGTTTAATGGTATTCCTACGTTAGGATCAGCATCTGGAACGGAAACGCTATTAATAGTTACGCTATTCGGAATAAAGGCAGTTCCTTCGGGGACCAAATCTGTTAAAGTAACTGTATTTGCAGTAGTATTTCCGTTATTTTGAACGACTACTGTGTAAGTGATTGTACCGTCAGTAGATTGTACGAGAGAATCTGTACTTTTAATTACGGATAATGATGCATCAACAACAGCTGTATTAACCGTATTAGACGAGGAGGTTGCTGTAACAGGAGGTTGACTTGGATCGACAATATACGTGTAACTTGTAAGTGCTTGATTTATAATTGCTCCTTGTGGTGGAATAGAACTTGCAAGAAATTGGAACGTAATAGTAGCGGAATCACCTGGTGCGATAATACCAACGGGAATACCGAGAGTTGGACTTGCATCTGGAAGTGAAATCCCGTTGAGCGTAACACTATTTGGAACAAATAATGCTCCTTCAGGAACTCCGTTAATGAGTAATACAGAGTTTGCAGGGAAGTTTCCAGTATTCGTTAATGTTGCTGTATACGTAATTACATCCCCGATAGACACAATTGAACGATTTGCTTGTAAAACAGTTGTAACAGTCGCGTTATTAATTTGTGTTGAAGCGCTATTAGAATTTATCGTGCCTGTAACAGGAGGAGAGGCCGGATCAACGATGAATGTGTATTGAATAGATGCTACGTTTGTAATCGGATTTGAAGGTGGAGTTGATGTAACTATGACTTGGAAAGTAACGGTTAAGGAACTATCCGAGCTAATTGTTCCGATATTCACTCCGTTATTTGGATTTGCACCTGGAATGGTACTTCCATTTACAGCAAAACTATTTTCAACAAAGGTTGTTCCTGCTGGAACTGGGTCTGAGAAATTTACATTCGTAGCGTTTGTATTGCCGCTATTTTGAATCAAAACTGTATAAGTGATCGTATCTCCAATATTTGCAAAGGCTGTATTAGCAGTTTTTACAGCTGAAAGTATTGCTGTATTAATAGAAGTAACGAAGACATTCGTTTCCACATTGCCAGGTTGAGCCAGTAATGCATTGCCTACGTTATATTGGAAGTTAACAAATCCTAAGTTTTGGAGTTCAGGTGTGAACGTTGTTGGATTGCTTACAATTTGAACTTGGAATACGATTGTTACGATTTGATTTGGAGTTATTGTATTTATGCCAACGCCGTCAATGATAGAAGCGGATGGTAATGGAGTGCCATCAACAATAACTGATCCTGCAACAAATTGTGTCCACGATGGTAAAGGGTCTGAGAATATAGCGTTGTTAGCAGGAATATTGCCTGTGTTCGTAATAGTCGTTGTATACGTAATCGTATCACCAATCGTTGCAAAAGTTTTATCTCCTATTTTAATAGTATTTAAAATAGCACTTTCAATTTTTGTTGTAACGTTGTTAGAAATAATATTTTTTGAAACTGGGGGATTAGCTGGATTAACGATATGTTGAAAGCTAACGCTAGCTTGATTAGTAATTGGATTTATAGGCGGAATTTCATTGGCGATAATGTTAAATGCTACGATGACAGATTCGTTTGGCGCGATATCACCGATTGGAACGCCTGTAATGATATCTGCATTTGGGATGCTAGTTCCGTTCAGTGTAAAGCTATTCGGTTCAAAGGAAGTTCCGTCTGGAATAAGGTCGGTAAAAATAACATTTGTTGCACTTACATTTCCGCTATTTGTAATTGTAACGGTGTAGGTAATATCCTGCCCGATATCTACCGTAGATACATTTGAATTTTTTTGTGCAGTAAGGATAGCGCTATTAATTTGTGTGGTCGTTGTATTAGATTGATTGGAAGTTGTAATAAGTGGCTGGCTAGGATCAACGACATAATGATATGTGGTAGAAGCAGAGTTAGAAATAGGATTAAGTGTTGGAAGTGTAATAACAGTTGCTTGGAATGTAACGATTGCCGTATTACCACCATTAATGGAACCAATATTTACACCAGTTGATAAATCGGCGTTTGGAATGGTTTGCCCATTAGCTGTGAAACTATTTGGAACGAAACTTAAATTGCTATCAAGAATATCGATAATAGTTACATCAGTTGCGGTCACATTTCCGGTATTAGGAAGGTTAAGTGTAAATGTTATTGTATTACCAACATCCGCAAAAGTAAGATCTGCTGTTTTGGTGCTAATAATAGTTGCGTTGTTTATTTGAAGGAGTGTAGTGTTGGAAGTAGCTGCACTTGAAACGGGAGAATTAACAGGATCAACAGTAAATTCATACGTCGTTGATGCTGTATTTGGTGCTGGGTTACTAGGGGGAATATTGTTTACTGTAACTTGAAAGACGATACT
This DNA window, taken from Bacillus cereus ATCC 14579, encodes the following:
- a CDS encoding oligosaccharide flippase family protein, with product MGRSILSNIIHLFYSTILANLLQAVSLIVLANFFNAQHYGMFSVAIAVTFVMLFFTDLGLSNTFLREGAKDGADLEKILSSYIKIRMILLILISIIGYIAIHYMYADKNLIYMMINVMFFMLIGLTWQNIGIAYFQLTERMKYIALIKVVSASVVIIITCFCIFGELPVYVTARLYAFGYMIGGLFSIYIMRRKTKMNMKVVIHKALFWQLTPFIISGFLIMSTPQLAPILLNYTLPLSMVGVFAVAYRMPAALYQVPGVIAGAFFPVLFKHYNQNNIEEHTKLNLLQIKSMAIVGICMTIGLYHLAPYFISIFFHEEWRNAVEPLQILSFLIVLQSLNIAIADGLTTSGCQNKRTVVQCVALVIGGVMLYSFSSLGGVIGAAYAMVLFEIVALVGYIAVSVVKKKIVFQIVIPYTIYFGVTFIGVQYILHTYHLIALVLNILIVVAAIFLYDYELKKLLLSFIRKIRKKDYITKQGI
- a CDS encoding O-antigen ligase family protein: MENNMKVSMGWIILLILFVMLSKYNLYIGFSLKIYMIFLVIYFCLTIKDFHIQKLYFHEVIFLLFYFIYCLSGILSMYLNASIRMIFGVLLVLGCYFIMRNLLGNTEIVVLESSIAYVGIVFNVVSLLLYIIGLQYFSLYGGEEREIFAGLLVDRGYPRLIGLLDDPNIFIFYNTIFFMYYMTNLQNITNILRLILCVTTSLLTFSRGGILALVLVIFVYICMSSFAKKIKIIMSLVLFSVVIFSLSNSVMGGQLDDILNKRISDFSHDNGSGRFTLWEAAFKYYLSNPYIGIGAFNFSNYYEYQFNEKLYVHNTFLEILSESGTIGFLLYSAFLFILMFKLAQHTLFREKPYLLLTMIAFLFQMMSLSLIINEAFFLFLAVVVKYISIYEGRGKIDGKMSIST
- a CDS encoding glycosyltransferase family 2 protein, producing the protein MVKCLSAHNKAPHVSVITPSYNSRRFIGETILSVQNQSYENWEMIIVDDCSTDQSAAKIKEIIEGDSRIRLLSLKENVGAAKARNLAIREARGRYIAFLDSDDIWLPHKLKTQLLFMEEMNIAFSYASYSLIDENGNELNREVSVPKSVDYHYLVGNTIIGCLTVMIDREKIPYVEMPSVQPEDTALWLNLLHEGHEAKGIQQVLAKYRIVANSVSSNKVRAAFRYWKLLRDQKSLNAVQSFYYFSKYAYHAYKKNKINVVGKTQL
- a CDS encoding glycosyltransferase family 4 protein, giving the protein MNILLMTDKLITGGAENYFCKLENNLHYEDFKIYTAAGDGELYESLTRKENFILLSRWNHLRNIYYLRNEICKRKIELIHANSLRMVLYAFLIQKFIKKKMKIVYTKHNVTILEKKMPTLFRYFMNKYVNNIITVSEFEKNNLISIHVAEEKINTIYNGVDIEKFLFQQKKKESTYKIGILARLSKEKNHQLFVKIANVLKKRNDFMFYIAGDGPEKESIMKEIEKYGLQQRVKMLGNISEPHEFIGNMDALLLLSFREVFPMVVIEAMATGTPIVSIDVGGIHEAVIDGESGVLISEYCESEFASALEELQGDEQRVNDIRLKAREKAVRYFSLAKMIEETKNIYELNK